From a region of the Dictyostelium discoideum AX4 chromosome 2 chromosome, whole genome shotgun sequence genome:
- a CDS encoding hypothetical protein (Similar to Dictyostelium discoideum (Slime mold). hypothetical 97.7 kDa protein) — MEIQEKLFFKVFRNKYLKKQIFHHVRLYNNNYHTQEFTIESLAKYPMKEYLRSILIKDYQEQDQQLLNTLLNSLPNIEILESEKDYNKTLPSVSVSSIRSIKFGEKFDQPIVCYTLPMLSVKESLTSLVLGESFNQPIDFQCLVNLKTLVFGNFFNQPLKPSQLPKSLTSLEFGHAYNQKIQYGVLPTSLETLKLGPSFNKMIFSKQSKRKRSSSLFFKLLPSFKSSGRAIEQQKEDYDNEENDDKSLKNLKVLELGEYFNGKLKSLGKLPSSLESIRFGGIFNQKLSNMSKLTSLKSLRFGRLFNQNIDSLPPFLTSITFSFHFNSEIKESSIPPTLKKIIFGYMYNRPIGFLKSTNVESITFGHNFDQPFIDSTTTTATGGNEESLLPQSLTYLDLRESTRFDQPFDKPNILPPNLKTLHLFKRYKRSMIAKYLPSTLENFVISITESNPQYLDQNLPISKIIFKTNLSPSVIVKSDQKKLQGLPYSIKSSTPIVNIEFDYFYITTFNLFKIPETVEQISFNFLFDISTLKHTIFPRKLKSLHITYTGERELILDRYSLPQTITTLYINNTKSTSIKILSLPNSLNEIYCKYSNVKFINYCLNHNLYNILKIID; from the coding sequence atggaaatccaagaaaaattattttttaaagtttttagaaataaatatttaaaaaaacaaatcttCCATCATGTTagattatataataataattatcataCTCAAGAGTTTACCATAGAATCATTAGCTAAATACCCAATGAAAGAGTATTTAAGaagtattttaataaaagattatCAAGAACAAGATCAACAATTATTGAATACTCTATTAAACTCTTTaccaaatattgaaattttagagAGTGAAAAAGATTACAACAAGACTCTACCCTCAGTATCAGTATCTTCTATCCGATCGATTAAATTTGGCGAGAAATTCGACCAACCAATAGTATGCTACACCCTTCCAATGCTATCAGTTAAAGAATCCTTAACGTCACTTGTACTTGGTGAATCGTTTAATCAGCCAATTGATTTCCAATGTTTAGTGAATTTAAAGACTTTAGTATTtggtaatttctttaatcaaCCATTAAAGCCATCTCAACTTCCAAAATCTTTAACTTCTTTAGAATTTGGACATGCCTATAATCAAAAGATACAATATGGTGTACTACCAACAAGTTTAGAAACTTTAAAACTTGGtccatcatttaataaaatgattttttcaaaacaatcaaaaagaaaaagatcatcatctttattttttaaattattaccatcattTAAAAGTAGTGGTAGAGCTAtagaacaacaaaaagaagattatgataatgaagaaaatgatgataaatcattaaaaaatttaaaagttttagaaTTGGGTGAATATTttaatggtaaattaaaatcattaggAAAATTACCATCTTCTTTAGAATCTATTCGTTTTGGTGGTatatttaatcaaaagtTATCAAATATGTCAAAATTAACATCACTAAAATCTTTAAGATTTGGTAgattatttaatcaaaatattgATTCACTTCCACCATTTTTAACATCAATAACTTTTTCATTCCATTTCAAtagtgaaattaaagaatcatCAATACCACCAActttgaaaaagataatatttgGATATATGTATAATAGACCCAttggatttttaaaatcaacaaatgTAGAATCAATTACTTTTGGTCATAATTTTGACCAACCTTTTAttgattcaacaacaacaacagcaacaggtGGTAATGAAGAATCATTATTACCTCAATCTCTCACTTATTTAGATCTTAGAGAAAGTACTAGATTCGATCAACCATTTGATAAACCAAATATATTaccaccaaatttaaaaacccTTCACctatttaaaagatataaaagAAGTATGATTGCCAAATATTTACCATCGACTTTGGAAAACTTTGTAATTAGTATAACTGAATCAAATCCTCAATATCTTGATCAAAATTTACCAATCtctaaaatcattttcaaaacaaatcTATCACCATCAGTGATTGTGAAATCTGACCAAAAGAAACTTCAAGGATTACCATATTCAATAaaatcatcaacaccaattgtaaatattgaatttgattatttttatatcacAACATTTAATCTATTCAAAATACCAGAAACAGTGGAgcaaatttcttttaatttcttattCGATATTTCAACTCTAAAACACACAATTTTCccaagaaaattaaaatcattacatATAACCTACACAGGAGAACGTGAATTAATTCTAGATAGATATTCACTTCCACAAACTATTACCACATTGTATATAAATAACACAAAATCaacttcaattaaaataCTATCACTTCCAAATTCTCTAAATGAGATTTATTGTAAATATTCAAatgttaaatttataaattattgtttaaatcataatctttataatattttaaaaattattgattaa
- a CDS encoding hypothetical protein (LMBR1 LONG FORM), protein MSKFLRRVFSSGTSKLPIGGTNNLTPAIVNNDNKAIITTTKMIVSESVSSISSPLSTTTTTTSTTPVTSITGAATTSIPPHPLLNDVYKFMREGIVSSIFFLILMIFSHFIIRRYIRKKDDEKKIYIPRLLCTVCLSISISAMLLIPITIISNEIMTTFPSSYYTQWLDRELIFSFWNKIFWGANISLFIILPFTYFLYESEGIRGRSLLNRIKEALLILLLVAVIFVGFVFVVFKLFYGQQKQPSTLMENISIISTDYLPFSYSLISTFGTVVVMYSIPSGFNFLISKCISLRIVRPIEDEIKAAKMEIESITFTLDKAEAAGFVNLEIKKSKLKKRLLNCSINSGNNNNNNNNNNNNNNNNNNNNNNGNNCNDNKVEKKKDNKNKNEMKSDKKTNHSNVNSDIISSSSSPSSPLTPSSPLSQASNANESNSTVNTPNIIATTTNSNIVIINDEYNNNNNNNNINFENGNNSNNENNNNIDNDNLETNIENKKKINNYLIKKKKVNVNSNFKITPEEIQKLEDTRDELYLYIDKISRPSYFSSTLVRILSSILLTIINFTITGWVIFKVFITLIKRIFELFELESIKAYFDSWMSSAIDLSKGSSKLGPFESLLETTIIIYLMISAFVGFLNEPYFANIKPRIHSTSLRKMIINTGIILLMSSSFPVVVRILEISRFDLMGYYSHTNYLRGDFFKIIYSISFLFMVIRSYMLSFIQSKSGGIYSFVEISGNINGGGGGGGGNSDTPFSLTNTILNMIVPYIPSYIINSKLLSISTRNKIIQRQQFEKQQELLLKQQQQLQQQTNVVKSIQSLILENHDQDSSLNPSSSLFSIIAKNQNLINFEDINNNNNNNNNNNNNNNNNNNNNNNNNNNNNNNNNNNNNNNKNNKNNNNNNSSGNSNIDSNLTTPNLSSGSSSSFSTSPLSLSSSSLQTSSTATTNISKLKNKRFFLF, encoded by the exons ATGAGTAAGTTTTTGAGGAGAGTGTTTTCTTCTGGCACCTCCAAGCTGCCAATTGGTggtacaaataatttaactcctgcaattgtaaataatgataacaaagcaataataacaacaacaaaaatgaTAGTTTCAGAAAGTGTTTCTTCTATCTCTTCACCCCTatccaccaccacaacaacaacttcaactacTCCAGTCACTTCAATAACAGGAGCAGCAACAACCTCTATACCCCCACATCCATTACTTAATGATGTTTATAAGTTTATGAGAGAGGGTATTGTTTCTTCAATATtctttctaattttaatgattttttctCACTTTATAATAAGAAGATATATTAGAAAAAAAGATG atgaaaagaaaatatatatacCTAGATTACTTTGTACAGTttgtttatcaatttcaatatcaGCAATGCTTTTAATACCTATAACAATTATTAGTAATGAAATTATGACAACCTTTCCATCAAGTTATTATACTCAATGGTTAGATAGAGAGTTAATATTTT cattttggaataaaatattttgggGTGCAaatatatcattatttataatattaccatttacttattttttatatgaatcTGAAGGAATTAGAGGTagatcattattaaatagaattaaagaagcactattaattttattattagtagcAGTGATTTTCGTTGGTTTCGTATTTGTagttttcaaattattttatggtcaacaaaaacaacctTCAACACTTATGGAGAATATATCAATTATTAGTACTGAttatttaccattttcatattcattaatttcaacttTTGGTACTGTTGTAGTTATGT attcaaTTCCAAgtggatttaattttttaatttcaaaatgtaTAAGTTTAAGAATTGTTAGACCAATtgaagatgaaattaaagcGGCAAAAATGGAGATTGAAAGTATTACATTCACATTGGATAAAGCAGAAGCAGCAGGTTTTgtaaatttagaaataaaaaagagtAAACTTAAAAAgagattattaaattgtagtataaatagtggtaataataataataataataataataataataataataataataataataataataataataataatggtaataattgtaatgataataaggttgaaaagaagaaagataataaaaataaaaatgaaatgaaaagtgataaaaaaactaatcaTTCAAATGTAAATAGCGATAtaatatcatcttcatcttctccATCCTCTCCAttaacaccatcatcaccattatcacaAGCATCAAATGCAAAtgaatcaaattcaactgTAAATACACCAAATATAATAgcgacaacaacaaattcaaatattgttATAATAAACGATGaatataacaataacaataataataataatataaattttgaaaatggaaataatagtaataatgaaaataataataatattgataatgacAATTTAGAaacaaatattgaaaataaaaaaaagattaataattatttaataaaaaagaagaaagtgAATGTAAATAGTAATTTTAAGATAACACCAGAAGAGATTCAAAAATTAGAGGATACGAGGGATGaactttatttatatattgatAAGATATCAAGACCAAGCTATTTCTCATCGACTTTGGTTAGaattttatcatcaattttattgacaataattaattttacaatcaCTGGTTGGGTGATTTTCAAAGTGTTTATAACATTGATTAAAAGAATATTCGAATTGTTTGAATTGGAATCGATAAAGGCATATTTTGATAGTTGGATGTCGTCGGCTATTGATCTTTCAAAAGGCTCGTCGAAATTGGGTCCATTTGAATCATTGTTAGAGACAACCATAATCATCTATTTAATGATATCGGCATTTGTTGGATTTTTAAACGAGCCTTACTTTGCAAATATTAAACCCAGAATCCATTCGACCAGTCTAAGAAAGATGATCATTAATACTGGTATCATTCTATTGATGAGTTCAAGTTTTCCTGTGGTGGTTAGAATTCTAGAAATTAGTAGATTCGATTTAATGGGTTACTATTCACATACAAACTATTTAAGAGGTGATTTCTTTAAGATCATTTATAGTATTTCATTCTTATTCATGGTTATTAGATCATATATGCTTAGTtttattcaatcaaaaagTGGTGGTATATATTCTTTTGTTGAAATTAGTGGTAAtattaatggtggtggtggtggtggtggtggtaatagtgATACACCCTTCTCTTTAACAAATACAATCTTAAATATGATTGTACCCTATATACCATCCTATATTATCAATAGTAAACTATTAAGTATTTCAACTCGtaataaaatcattcaaagacaacaatttgaaaaacaacaagaactCTTActtaaacaacaacaacaattacaacaacaaacaaatgTTGTTAAAAGTATTCAATCATTAATACTTGAAAATCATGATCAAGATTCTTCTTTAAATCcatcttcatctttattttcaataattgcaaaaaatcaaaatttaattaattttgaagatattaataataataataataataataataataataataataataataataataataataataataataataataataataataataataataataataataataataataataataataataaaaataataaaaataataataataataatagtagtggtaatagtaatattgatTCAAATCTTACAACACCAAATTTATCATCAGGtagttcatcatcattttcaacatCACCTTTATCTTTATCCTCATCTTCATTACAAACTTCATCAACTGCAACAACAAATATttccaaattaaaaaataaaaggttttttcttttttga
- the fsjB gene encoding rRNA methyltransferase gives MLANRANRLVLKRLVHLNTSNIIKPICSYRSLASSSKSKTQFTKKPPISEFSIDEILEHFILKKKTIEGKENKDKNTIKVEKVNTKIDRFSSEVIIKEKNKKNNNIEDEDEFGIEEMIAKNNNNNNNPNNNNNNNNTKKVPTFNRFSTEVIVKSNNNNINEFENEEITKNNLNKKAPKFNRSSSGVVINTTSNDNNNDKNNNEFENEEIMLNSGKTNKKASKMDRYSSEVIIKEKNNEEILVNNNNNNNNNTTTTTNNNNNNKASKMERYSSEVIIKEKKDNNNDIEKDDIEKDEIIVNIMNGFEDKDESAVEFLKRHRIEHQVPKSTIYLKEKTMEEDEMVRKRLSVNRDNINFSNNKNRKQIFTKKNHQNGAGILPKGLANNIVKNDWMKRQMTDPYVAMAQKNDLISRAAYKIINIDEQIQLFKPGQIVVDLGAAPGGWSKYIQERVTNRGLVISVDTSSNFQLDKDCFIHGDFTLTETQNKIFELTKFKSLNDLKLYKHSLIHSDSKIQNLIENGGANGNGSGNGDLQKQPIDNMFKQKSACYVDVVVSDMAPSYSGLQQVDHSRLIDLQRLALFFAFKTLKKGGTFVCKVSRGGEEKKFFKLLESNFISVKSMKPGASRSESTEIYYIGKNYIGK, from the coding sequence ATGTTAGCAAATAGAGCAAATagattagttttaaaaagattagtTCATCTTAATACtagtaatataataaaacctATATGTAGTTATAGATCATtagcatcatcatcaaaaagCAAGACACAGTTTACAAAAAAACCACCAATTAGTGAATTTTCAATCGATGAAATTTTagaacattttattttaaaaaaaaaaactatagaaggtaaagaaaataaagataaaaatacaattaaagttgaaaaaGTAAATACAAAAATAGATAGATTCTCAAGTGAAGtaattataaaagaaaagaataaaaaaaataataatattgaagatgaagatgaatttGGAATTGAAGAAATGAttgcaaaaaataataataataataataatccaaataataataataataataataatactaaaaaaGTACCAACATTTAATAGATTCTCAACTGAAGTAATTGTAaagagtaataataataacatcaatgaatttgaaaatgaagaaataactaaaaataatttaaataaaaaagctCCAAAATTTAATAGATCCTCAAGTGGAGTAGTTATAAATACTActagtaatgataataataatgataaaaataataatgaatttgaaaatgaagaaattatGCTTAATAGTggtaaaactaataaaaaagCATCAAAAATGGATAGATACTCAAGTGAAGtaattataaaagaaaagaataatgaagaaatcttagttaataataataataataataataataatactactactactactaataataataataataataaagcaTCAAAAATGGAAAGATACTCTAGTGAAGtaattataaaagaaaagaaggataataataatgatattgaaaaagatgatattgaaaaagatgaaattaTAGTTAATATAATGAATGGTTTTGAAGATAAAGATGAGAGTGcagttgaatttttaaaaagacaTCGTATTGAACATCAAGTACCAAAGAgtacaatttatttaaaagaaaagacAATGGAGGAGGATGAGATGGTTAGAAAGAGATTATCAGTTAATAGGGATAACATTaattttagtaataataaaaacagaAAGCAAATATTCACTAAAAAGAATCACCAAAACGGTGCGGGTATTTTGCCAAAAGGCTTGGCTAATAATATTGTAAAGAACGATTGGATGAAGAGACAAATGACTGACCCATACGTTGCAATGGCACAAAAGAATGATTTAATCTCAAGAGCTGCTTATAAAATCATCAATATCGATGAACAAATCCAGTTATTCAAACCAGGTCAAATCGTTGTCGATTTAGGTGCTGCACCAGGTGGTTGGAGTAAATACATTCAAGAGCGTGTAACCAATAGAGGTCTAGTAATCTCTGTTGACACTTCttcaaattttcaattagATAAAGATTGCTTTATTCATGGTGATTTCACTTTAACTGAaactcaaaataaaatatttgaattaacaaaatttaaaagtttaaatgatttaaaattatacaaACATTCATTAATTCATTCAGAttcaaaaattcaaaatttaattgaaaatggtggtgctaatggtaatggtagtggtaatGGTGATCTTCAAAAACAACCAATAGATAATATGTTCAAACAAAAGTCTGCTTGttatgttgatgttgtagtTAGTGATATGGCTCCATCATATTCTGGTTTACAACAAGTTGATCATAGTCGTTTAATAGATTTACAAAGGTTAGCATTATTTTTCgcttttaaaactttaaaaaaggGTGGAACATTTGTTTGTAAAGTTTCAAGAGGTGGCGAAGagaaaaaattctttaaattattagaatcaAATTTCATTTCTGTAAAATCAATGAAACCTGGTGCTTCTCGTTCAGAATCAACcgaaatttattatattggtaaaaattatattggaaaataa
- a CDS encoding FNIP repeat-containing protein, with the protein MQQPISIQQPVVNNINNSPNNQANINNNTTNNTNNNNNNNNTTNNIANNNNSNNINNNNEINNSNINNNINNGINNDIDRGGEKKANKLIAKTTKKFNKDMTAYTSGKFFELWRNQVVRDKILGYVRIHNLHYDKRVFKCIDLNNCIDNGADLQQQHNCHRVHNHYHQDLGHNYFGKVSRGIVSLSDYKYYGYLRSVHLIGYEQHEEELIKTIKSLPVGVSTLELSGHLNKIIFKEGSLPTSITNLTISSPTKLGYKSIPSHLKTLKLNSTFNDPLLVQGRLEGQLGIVPLLPIDGAITSLDTGGKFNQPFEAGLLPSSLTELAFGNEYFRPIEVGSLPSGIKSLKLGQRFCLPIPIGSLPIGLTELQLGGTQQNPILTIGCLPPTLTKLTLDNHFNQPLVIGVIPSSLKTMIFGPRYNQPLPPSVFPDSLTHLEFHQNSSYIFPLKLGYNIPSNVSTLLLSFRSQERNVTLGTNSNIKKLRCGGDYLPSLSSDDSTIGAILNSFSSSSSRETFPRSVESLHLNIVNVLDKEINIPSNVTKLIITGNNLQHDGPDVFMVGKKGSKITHLKLRGYEKPICQEMFKNLVNLKSIQFIGAYNHQLGPNCFPPQSITNLEFDCLPSVIPIGSLPSTLKSLRVKSFCTPFLKNSLPSSLLILECAFVRSFIDSYEIVDEIFVEQQAQYAQQQLLQNEQALQAQKQLEIQQQVAQQRLQQLKQQKQQQQQQQDNEQQLDHSIENNDGSIQDDHEHELEEEQENEEEEEDTNNHQHPFLQEAINHNQQLQQKQQEKYLYSSNNSNNYNYNNNSNNNNNNNSNEEDDEEEDLIQPIISKEWLPPSIHTLIIRGEPTIQLPLPESLTNIHIESKNQSILHNIPLMEKISKLVRVFDYESDTNSIFKKSLAICNNINQNQNQNNNNYNNNNNNNNNNNNNKKKNVKK; encoded by the coding sequence atgcAACAACCAATTTCGATTCAACAACCAGtagttaataatataaataatagtccAAATAATCAAgcaaatataaataacaatacaactaataataccaataataataataataataataatactactaaTAATATTGCTAACAACAATAATTCCAATaacatcaataataataatgaaattaataatagtaatataaataataatataaataatggtataaataatgatatagaTAGAGGTGGTGAAAAGAAagcaaataaattaattgcaaaaacaacaaagaaatttaataaagatatGACAGCATATACAAGtggtaaattttttgaaCTTTGGAGAAATCAAGTTGTACGTGATAAAATATTAGGTTATGTTAGAATTCATAATTTACATTATGATAAGAGAGTTTTTAAATGtatagatttaaataattgtattgATAACGGTGCagatttacaacaacaacataatTGTCATAGAGTTCataatcattatcatcaagaTCTTGGTCATAATTATTTTGGTAAAGTTTCTCGTGGTATCGTCTCATTATCagattataaatattatggTTATTTAAGATCTGTTCATTTAATTGGTTATGAACAACATGAGGAGGAGTTAATTAAGACAATAAAGTCATTGCCGGTGGGTGTGAGCACATTGGAGTTGTCAGGACACttgaataaaattatatttaaggAAGGCTCTCTCCCAACTTCCATTACAAATCTTACAATTTCATCTCCAACTAAATTGGGGTACAAATCAATTCCATCACATTTGAAAactttgaaattgaattccACATTCAACGACCCGTTATTAGTGCAGGGTAGATTGGAGGGCCAGTTGGGTATAGTGCCCTTGCTGCCAATAGACGGGGCAATTACCTCATTGGACACTGGTGGTAAATTCAATCAACCATTCGAAGCGGGATTACTACCATCGTCATTGACAGAGTTGGCTTTTGGAAATGAGTATTTCCGTCCGATTGAGGTGGGTTCATTACCAAGTGGCATAAAATCCTTGAAATTAGGCCAAAGATTTTGTTTGCCCATACCAATAGGCTCGTTACCAATCGGGTTGACAGAGTTACAATTGGGGGGTACTCAACAAAATCCAATTCTAACTATTGGTTGTTTACCCCCAACATTGACTAAATTAACATTGGATAATCATTTCAATCAACCATTGGTGATAGGTGTGATTCCTTCCTCCTTGAAAACTATGATATTCGGTCCAAGATATAATcaaccattaccaccaaGTGTTTTCCCAGACTCTTTGACTCATTTAGAATTTCATCAAAATAGTTCATACATTTTCCCATTGAAATTGGGTTACAACATTCCATCCAATGTAAGTACACTATTGCTCTCATTTAGATCCCAAGAAAGGAATGTAACTTTGggtacaaattcaaatattaaaaagttGCGATGTGGTGGTGATTATCTACCAAGTCTATCATCTGATGATTCCACCATTGGtgcaattttaaattcattctCATCTTCAAGTAGTCGTGAAACATTCCCACGTTCTGTTGAATCGTTACATTTAAACATTGTAAATGTATTggataaagaaattaacaTTCCATCCAATGTTACTAAATTAATTATCACtggtaataatttacaacATGATGGTCCTGACGTTTTCATGGTTGGTAAAAAGGGCTCAAAAATCACTCATTTAAAACTTAGAGGTTATGAAAAACCTATTTGTCAAGAAATGTTTAAGAATTTAGTTAACctaaaatcaattcaattcaTTGGTGCCTACAATCATCAATTAGGACCAAACTGTTTCCCACCACAATCAATTACAAATCTCGAATTTGATTGTTTACCATCGGTCATCCCAATTGGTTCCTTACCATCaactttaaaatcattaagaGTTAAATCATTTTGTACTCCattcttaaaaaattcattaccaTCTTCACTCTTAATTTTAGAATGTGCTTTTGTTCGTTCTTTCATTGACTCTTATGAAATTGTTGATGAGATATTTGTTGAACAACAAGCTCAATAcgctcaacaacaattattacaaaatgaACAAGCATTACAAGCtcaaaaacaattagaaatacaacaacaagttGCTCAACAAAGattacaacaattaaaacaacaaaaacaacaacaacaacaacaacaagataatgaacaacaattagatcattcaattgaaaataatgatggtaGTATACAAGATGACCATGAACATGAACTTGAGGAAGAacaagaaaatgaagaagaagaagaagatacAAATAATCACCAACATCCATTTTTACAAGAAGCAATTAATCATaatcaacaactacaacaaaaacaacaggaaaaatatttatatagtagtaataatagtaataattataattataataataatagtaataataataataataataattcaaatgaagaagatgatgaagaagaggatttaattcaaccaataatttcaaaagaatgGTTACCACCATCAATTCATACATTAATAATTCGTGGTGAACCAACTATTCAATTACCACTTCCTGAATCTTTAACAAATATTCATATTGAAAGTAAAAATCAAAGTATTTTACATAATATTCCTTTAATGgagaaaatttcaaaattggTTAGAGTTTTTGATTATGAAAGTGATACAAActcaatctttaaaaaatcattagcaatttgtaataatataaatcaaaatcaaaatcaaaataataataattataataataacaataataataataacaacaacaataataataaaaagaaaaatgtcaagaaataa